From Camelina sativa cultivar DH55 chromosome 7, Cs, whole genome shotgun sequence, one genomic window encodes:
- the LOC104703598 gene encoding uncharacterized protein At4g22758-like produces MKNGNRKATPETEKSHRRKLSDKAMSFHGRGTTPLSNPGELRRPKTLPELFSTGGQSITGPDNTASFPPRLTKLLLNVTVQGSLGAVQIIISPESTVSDLIDAAIRQYVKEARRPFLPESEPSGFDLHYSQFSLESIGREEKLISLGSRNFFLCGRKNNAGGGGSSSSESCSKEAEKVAKTSFHWLKFIGF; encoded by the coding sequence ATGAAGAACGGTAACAGGAAAGCAACGCCGGAAACAGAGAAGTCTCACCGGAGAAAACTCTCGGATAAAGCGATGTCGTTTCACGGAAGAGGAACAACGCCGTTATCGAACCCGGGCGAGCTTCGGCGACCGAAGACGTTACCGGAGCTATTCTCAACCGGTGGTCAAAGCATCACCGGACCTGATAATACGGCTTCGTTCCCGCCGCGTCTGACGAAACTGTTACTAAACGTGACGGTTCAAGGGAGTTTAGGAGCTGTTCAGATTATCATCTCGCCGGAATCCACCGTGAGCGACTTAATCGACGCCGCGATTCGTCAGTATGTTAAAGAAGCTCGCCGGCCTTTCTTACCGGAATCTGAACCGTCGGGGTTTGATCTTCATTACTCTCAGTTTAGTCTTGAGAGTATCGGAAGAGAGGAGAAACTGATATCACTTGGTTCAAGAAACTTTTTCTTGTGTGGCCGGAAAAATAACGCCGGCGGTGGTGGTTCGTCGTCGTCGGAATCTTGTTCGAAGGAAGCTGAGAAAGTGGCTAAAACTAGTTTCCATTGGCTCAAATTTATTGGCTTCTAG
- the LOC104703599 gene encoding histone deacetylase HDT4-like yields MEFWGIEVKPGMPLMVEPEDGYLLHVSQVTIGDLNKLKGDENVPIYVKHGEDKKKIIIGNLSKKFPQISLDIFFDQEFEISHSSESSVFLIGYKSPYDDEQDEEIDSDSELEEYMEQQCGALPPNEMNNEIKPEEDESDSGEEDDESGSDEMGSDEDEDESDEEDVEDESPLKVEPPSKKIPNGKATNNTVASKKAKAAFQNKSSGGKKKCPFPCGSSCKN; encoded by the exons ATGGAGTTTTGGG GAATTGAGGTTAAGCCAGGGATGCCTCTTATGGTGGAACCAGAAGATGGTTACTTACTCCATGTCTCTCAG GTTACCATTGGTGACTTGAATAAGTTAAAAGGAGATGAGAATGTTCCAATTTATGTGAAGCATGGTgaggataagaagaagattattaTCGGAAATCTCTCAAAGAAGTTTCCTCAAATTTCTCTTGATATCTTCTTTGATCAAGAGTTTGAGATTTCTCACAGCTCTGAAAGCAGTGTGTTTCTTATTGGTTACAAGTCCCCTTATGACGATGAACA GGATGAGGAGATTGATTCTG aTTCTGAGTTAGAGGAATACATGGAACAACAATGTG GTGCTTTGCCTCCAAATGAAATGAATAATGAGATCAAGCCTGAAGAGGATGAATCTGACTCAggcgaagaagatgatgaatccGGCTCAGATGAG ATGGGTtctgatgaggatgaggatgagtctgatgaagaagacgtaGAGGATGAATCACCTTTAAAGGTTGAGCCTCCGAGTAAGAAGATTCCAAATGGTAAAGCAACGAACAACACAGTTGCATCAAAGAAGGCTAAAGCTGCGTTTCAGAACAAGTCATCAG GAGGGAAGAAGAAGTGCCCATTCCCATGTGGTTCTTCCTGCAAAAACTAG
- the LOC104703600 gene encoding UDP-D-apiose/UDP-D-xylose synthase 1 yields MASGANRVDLDGRPIKPMTICMIGAGGFIGSHLCEKLMTETPHKVLALDVYNDKIKHLLEPDSVEWSGRIQFHRINIKHDSRLEGLIKMADLTINLAAICTPADYNTRPLDTIYSNFIDALPVVKYCSENNKRLIHFSTCEVYGKTIGSFLPKDHPLRDDPSFYVLKEDISPCIFGSIEKQRWSYACAKQLIERLVYAEGAENGLEFTIVRPFNWIGPRMDFIPGIDGPSEGVPRVLACFSNNLLRREPLKLVDGGESQRTFIYIKDAIEAVLLMIENPERANGHIFNVGNPNNEVTVRQLAEMMTEVYAKVSGEGAIESPTVDVSSKEFYGEGYDDSDKRIPDMTIINRQLGWDPKTSLWDLLESTLTYQHRTYAEAVKKATSKPVAS; encoded by the exons ATGGCGAGCGGAGCTAATAGAGTGGATCTAGATGGAAGACCGATAAAACCGATGACGATATGCATGATCGGAGCCGGAGGTTTCATCGGTTCACATCTCTGTGAGAAGCTGATGACGGAGACACCGCATAAGGTGCTTGCGCTCGATGTTTACAACGATAAGATCAAACACTTGCTTGAGCCTGATTCCGTTGAATGGAGTGGTCGGATCCAGTTTCATCGTATCAATATTAAGCATGATTCCAGGCTTGAAGGACTTATTAAGATGGCGGATCTG ACTATAAATCTTGCTGCGATCTGTACTCCAGCTGATTACAATACGCGTCCTCTTGATACTATCTACAGCAATTTCATTGATGCGCTCCCAGTG GTTAAGTACTGCTCTGAGAACAACAAGCGTCTCATTCACTTTTCCACCTGTGAAGTATATGGAAAAACCATAGGAAGCTTTCTTCCGAAGGATCATCCCCTGCGTGAC GATCCTTCTTTCTATGTTCTTAAAGAAGATATTTCCCCTTGCATATTTGGTTCAATTGAGAAGCAGAGGTGGTCATATGCGTGTGCAAAGCAACTGATTGAGAGACTCGTTTATG ctgagggtgctGAGAATGGACTTGAGTTCACCATTGTAAGACCTTTTAACTGGATTGGACCTAGGATGGATTTCATCCCCGGCATTGATGGTCCTAGCGAAGGTGTCCCACGTGTCCTCGCCTGCTTTAGTAAT AATCTTCTACGCCGTGAGCCTCTCAAGCTTGTGGATGGTGGAGAATCACAGAGAACTTTCATCTACATCAAGGATGCTATCGAAGCCGTCCTTTTGATGATT GAAAACCCAGAGAGGGCAAATGGGCATATCTTCAATGTTGGCAATCCAAACAACGAAGTTACAGTACGACAGCTAGCTGAAATGATGACTGAG GTTTACGCGAAAGTGAGTGGAGAGGGAGCCATAGAGAGCCCAACAGTTGATGTTAGTTCCAAAGAGTTTTACGGGGAAGGTTATGACGACAGTGACAAGAGAATCCCAGACATGACCATCATTAACCGCCAACTCG GATGGGACCCGAAGACATCTCTGTGGGACTTGCTGGAGTCGACTTTAACATATCAGCACAGGACCTACGCTGAAGCTGTAAAGAAGGCAACATCCAAACCTGTGGCTTCGTAA
- the LOC104703601 gene encoding protein argonaute 5-like, which produces MSNRGGHGGAGRGGRGGRRPDQSSAHGGRGVPFPSNQSSPHGGRGVPFPSNQSSPHGGRGVPFPSDQSSPHGGRGVPFPSSGHGGRGVPVSRGRGRGNVGAGDLTATQVPVSAGRGRGSVGTGDPTASQVASSSKATVSVASSSSKEGSKVTTTEVSDAAAALLKLQITPTETKPEATLSPASSKAVTHQLRPGRGIVGRRITVRANHFLVQVADRDLYHYDVSITPEVISKTVNRNVMKELAKTYKDSHLAGKIPAYDGRKSIYTAGALPFESKEFVVNLTEKRADGSFGKDRQFKVAIKKASTPDLYQLQQFLRQKQRDAPYDVLQVLDVALRDTPSQNYVSVGRSFFSTGFGKGELGDGIEYYRGYFQSLRLTQMGLSLNIDVSARSFYEPILVTDFISKFLNIRDLSRPLRDSDRLKVKKVLRTLKVTLVHWKNEKSAKISGISRCPISQLRFTLEDKSEKTVIQYFSEKYNYRVRYPSLPAIQTGSDARPVYIPMELCKISKEQRYTKRLNAKQVTALLRATCQRPEDREKSIKKLVVENNYNDDDVSKEFGMSVTSQLASIEARVLPPPLLKYHESGKEKMVNPRLGQWNMIDKKMVNGAKVTSWTCVTFATRIEQGLPPEFCKQLTGMCVSKGMQFNSQPIIPLISYPPQRIEEALYDIHKRAPDLQLLIVILPDVTGSYGKIKRICETELGIVSQCCQPRQVSKLNKQYMENVALKINVKTGGRNTVLNDAIRRNIPLITDRPTIIMGADVTHPQPGEDSSPSIAAVVASMDWPEITKYRGLVSAQAHREEIIQDLYKLVQDPERGLVHSGLIREHFIAFRKATGHIPHRIIFYRDGVSEGQFNQVLLHEMTAIRKACNSLQENYAPRVTFVIVQKRHHTRLFPAQHGNRDMTDKSGNILPGTVVDTQICHPNEFDFYLNSHAGIQGTSRPAHYHVLHDENSFSADALQTLTNNLCYTYARCTKAVSIVPPAYYAHLAAFRARYYMESEFSDGGSSRSRNTTSGGPVASQLPAVKDNVKEVMFYC; this is translated from the exons ATGTCGAATCGTGGCGGTCACGGCGGCGCTGGTCGTGGCGGCAGAGGAGGACGGAGGCCTGACCAGTCTTCTGCTCACGGTGGCCGTGGTGTTCCTTTTCCGTCTAACCAGTCTTCTCCTCACGGTGGCCGTGGTGTTCCTTTTCCGTCTAACCAGTCTTCTCCTCACGGTGGCCGTGGTGTTCCTTTTCCGTCTGACCAGTCTTCTCCTCACGGTGGCCGTGGTGTTCCTTTTCCGTCTTCTGGTCACGGTGGCCGTGGTGTTCCTGTTTCTCGCGGGAGAGGTCGTGGTAACGTCGGAGCCGGAGATCTGACGGCGACGCAAGTTCCTGTTTCTGCCGGGAGAGGTCGCGGTAGCGTCGGAACCGGAGATCCGACGGCGAGTCAAGTTGCGTCTTCTTCTAAGGCGACGGTgtctgttgcttcttcttcgtctaaAGAGGGAAGCAAGGTTACTACTACGGAGGTTTCTGACGCTGCTGCGGCGTTGTTGAAGCTTCAGATTACTCCGACTGAGACGAAACCGGAGGCTACGCTTTCACCTGCGTCGTCGAAGGCGGTGACGCATCAGTTACGGCCAGGGCGTGGTATTGTGGGGAGGAGAATCACTGTTCGTGCGAATCATTTCCTTGTTCAAGTTGCCGATCGTGATCTCTATCACTACGAT GTTTCGATCACTCCTGAGGTGATATCAAAGACAGTGAACAGGAACGTGATGAAAGAGTTGGCTAAAACATATAAAGATTCTCACTTGGCAGGGAAGATTCCTGCGTATGATGGAAGGAAAAGCATCTATACTGCTGGTGCTTTACCTTTTGAATCGAAAGAGTTTGTTGTGAATCTGACGGAAAAAAGAGCTGATGGTTCTTTTGG GAAGGACAGACAGTTTAAAGTTGCTATAAAGAAGGCGTCAACTCCTGATCTTTATCAGTTGCAACAGTTTCTGCGTCAGAAGCAAAGAGATGCTCCCTATGATGTTCTCCAAGTTCTTGATGTTGCTCTCAGGGATACGCCCTCTCAAAA TTATGTCTCTGTTGGGAGGTCTTTTTTCAGCACTGGTTTTGGTAAGGGGGAGCTTGGAGATGGTATTGAGTACTACAGAGGTTATTTCCAAAGTTTAAGGCTAACTCAGATGGGCTTGTCGCTTAACATTG ACGTTTCAGCAAGATCATTCTATGAACCGATTCTTGTCACAGACTTTATTAGCAAGTTTCTGAATATAAGGGACTTAAGCAGACCACTTAGGGATTCAGATCGGCTTAAG GTGAAGAAAGTTTTGAGGACACTAAAAGTTACGTTGGTACATTGGAAAAACGAAAAAAGTGCCAAGATTAGTGGGATTTCCAGATGTCCCATCAGTCAGCTAAG GTTCACCTTAGAGGACAAATCAGAGAAGACGGTTATACAAtatttttctgaaaaatataattataggGTGAGATACCCGTCTCTACCTGCTATCCAAACTGGGAGTGACGCAAGACCTGTCTACATACCCATGGAA CTATGTAAAATTTCTAAAGAGCAAAGATACACCAAAAGGCTCAATGCGAAGCAAGTGACGGCGTTGCTAAGAGCTACCTGCCAACGACCTGAAGATAGagagaaatcaatcaaaaag TTGGTTgtggaaaataattataacgATGATGATGTGAGCAAGGAGTTTGGGATGTCAGTGACTTCCCAACTGGCCTCGATTGAAGCTCGTGTACTTCCTCCGCCATTG TTGAAGTACCATGAGAGTGGTAAAGAGAAAATGGTAAATCCACGCCTAGGACAGTGGAACATGATTGACAAG AAAATGGTTAATGGAGCAAAAGTTACGTCTTGGACTTGTGTAACTTTTGCGACACGGATTGAGCAAGGTTTACCGCCAGAGTTCTGCAAACAGCTGACTGGGATGTGCGTCAGCAAAGGAATG CAATTTAATTCACAGCCTATTATTCCGCTCATCTCTTATCCGCCTCAAAGAATTGAGGAAGCTCTCTATGATATCCACAAAAGGGCACCTGATCTCCAACTATTGATTGTCATATTACCTGATGTGACTGGATCGTATG GAAAAATCAAAAGGATCTGTGAAACAGAATTGGGGATCGTCTCTCAGTGTTGTCAACCAAGACAAGTTTCTAAACTCAATAAGCAGTACATGGAAAATGTCGCATTGAAGATCAATGTCAAG ACTGGGGGAAGGAACACTGTTCTTAATGATGCTATCAGAAGAAACATACCTCTTATTACTGATCGCCCAACCATAATCATGGGTGCTGATGTTACTCACCCGCAACCTGGAGAAGACTCGAGTCCATCTATTGCCGCT GTTGTGGCCTCTATGGACTGGcctgaaataacaaaatacCGAGGATTGGTTTCTGCTCAGGCTCATAGGGAAGAAATCATTCAGGACCTGTATAAGCTGGTACAAGATCCCGAGCGAGGGTTAGTCCACTCTGGTTTAATAAG GGAACACTTCATAGCATTCAGGAAAGCTACGGGACATATACCTCATAGGATCATATTCTACCG TGATGGAGTAAGCGAAGGGCAATTTAACCAGGTTCTGCTCCATGAGATGACTGCTATACGCAAGGCTTGTAACTCTCTCCAGGAGAATTATGCCCCTCGTGTCACTTTTGTGATAGTCCAGAAACGACATCACACTCGGTTGTTCCCTGCTCAACACGGGAATCGTGATATGACTGATAAGAGTGGCAATATTCTTCCAG GTACTGTGGTTGACACTCAAATCTGTCATCCAAATGAGTTCGACTTCTATTTGAACAGCCACGCTGGTATACAG GGAACAAGCAGGCCAGCACATTACCATGTGCTTCACGACGAGAACAGTTTCTCAGCTGATGCCTTGCAAACGCTAACCAACAACCTTTGCTACAC gTATGCAAGGTGCACGAAAGCAGTGTCAATTGTGCCACCAGCTTACTACGCACACTTGGCTGCTTTCCGAGCTCGCTATTACATGGAGAGTGAGTTCTCAGATGGAGGCTCGAGCAGGTCGAGGAACACAACTAGTGGAGGTCCAGTCGCTTCGCAGCTCCCAGCAGTAAAAGACAACGTCAAGGAAGTGATGTTTTATTGCTGA